The Exiguobacterium mexicanum genome includes a window with the following:
- the rpsA gene encoding 30S ribosomal protein S1 — MVEEMKDMPDFEINRGQIVTGTVVKIEDKQALIDIGYKTEAILPISEVSSMHLDDLNESLHVNDEIRVKVKKVTDEEVVVSKKDVDAEAAWDQIVEKFESGEVFEVMVKDKVKGGLVVDIGIRGFIPASLVENHFVEDFSSYLNKPITVKVVEIDREKNRVILSHKAVAEAEMSAKKAETLESLEVGQIIEGTVQRLTDFGAFVDIGGVDGLVHISEMAHSRVEKPSDVVTEGDKVKVKVLGLDLDNEKVKLSIKETQPGPWESVEGKIQPGDVIDGKVKRLVTFGAFVEVAPQVEGLLHISQIANRHIATPSEVLSEGQDVKVKVLDVHLDEKKISLSMRALESSDSTREDADQSLLDEYSDQGGFSVSELTGEETSDDSK; from the coding sequence ATGGTCGAAGAAATGAAAGATATGCCTGATTTTGAGATTAATCGAGGTCAAATTGTGACCGGTACTGTCGTCAAAATCGAGGACAAACAAGCATTGATCGATATCGGTTATAAGACCGAGGCAATTTTACCAATCAGCGAAGTATCAAGCATGCATTTAGACGATTTAAACGAATCACTCCATGTTAACGACGAAATCCGTGTCAAAGTGAAAAAGGTCACGGACGAAGAGGTGGTCGTTTCGAAGAAAGACGTGGATGCCGAGGCAGCTTGGGATCAAATCGTCGAGAAATTCGAATCTGGCGAAGTGTTCGAGGTCATGGTAAAAGACAAGGTCAAAGGTGGTCTTGTCGTTGACATCGGTATCCGTGGATTTATCCCGGCTTCGCTCGTAGAAAACCACTTTGTCGAAGACTTCTCATCCTACTTGAATAAACCGATTACGGTTAAAGTCGTCGAGATTGACCGCGAGAAAAATCGCGTCATCTTGTCGCATAAAGCGGTTGCTGAAGCTGAAATGAGCGCGAAGAAAGCGGAGACGCTCGAATCGCTCGAGGTCGGTCAAATCATCGAAGGGACGGTTCAACGTCTCACTGATTTCGGTGCATTCGTCGATATCGGCGGCGTCGACGGACTCGTCCACATTTCGGAAATGGCCCATAGCCGGGTAGAGAAACCGAGCGATGTTGTCACTGAAGGAGACAAAGTCAAAGTGAAAGTGCTTGGACTTGACCTCGACAACGAGAAAGTGAAGTTGTCGATCAAAGAGACGCAACCTGGACCGTGGGAATCGGTGGAAGGTAAAATTCAACCGGGCGACGTGATCGACGGGAAAGTCAAACGTCTCGTGACGTTCGGTGCTTTCGTCGAAGTCGCGCCGCAAGTCGAAGGTTTGCTGCACATTTCGCAGATTGCGAACCGACACATCGCGACGCCGTCTGAAGTGTTGTCAGAAGGCCAAGACGTGAAAGTGAAAGTGCTCGATGTCCATCTTGATGAGAAGAAAATCTCACTCTCGATGCGTGCGCTCGAGTCGAGTGATTCGACGCGTGAAGACGCGGACCAATCGCTGCTTGACGAGTATAGTGACCAAGGAGGGTTCTCTGTCTCTGAATTGACAGGAGAAGAGACCTCGGACGATTCTAAATAA
- the der gene encoding ribosome biogenesis GTPase Der, with protein MGIPAVAIVGRPNIGKSTIFNRIIGDRVSIVDDKPGVTRDRIYGTGEWLNRKFHLIDTGGIEVGDEPLLVQMRHQAELAIDEADVIIFMVNGREGITAADEEVANLLFRSNKPIVLAVNKVDNFEMRELMYEFYSLGFGDPFPISGTHGLGLGDLLDKVLDLAPDKDDYEYNEEVIQFSLIGRPNVGKSSLTNAILGEERVIVSDIAGTTRDAIDTPFTRDGQEYVIIDTAGMRKRGKVYESTERYSVMRAQKAIERSNVVLVVIDGEEGIIEQDKRVAGLAHEAGKAIVLVVNKWDAVDKDDKTMKKMEEKIRKEFLFLDYAPIVFLSALTSKRLQTLLPVIKEVAESHRRRISTSVLNDVIVDAVAMNPTPTDKGQRLKINYATQVAIEPPTFVLFVNDPELLHFSYKRYLDNQIRRAFDFTGTPIHIVARQKN; from the coding sequence ATGGGAATTCCAGCAGTGGCCATCGTAGGCCGCCCGAATATTGGGAAATCCACGATTTTTAACCGGATTATCGGAGATCGCGTGTCGATCGTCGATGATAAACCGGGGGTAACACGCGACCGCATTTATGGGACGGGTGAGTGGTTGAACCGTAAGTTTCATTTAATCGATACAGGCGGGATCGAGGTCGGTGATGAGCCGCTTCTCGTTCAAATGCGCCACCAGGCTGAGCTTGCGATCGATGAGGCGGACGTTATCATTTTCATGGTGAACGGACGCGAAGGCATTACAGCGGCAGACGAAGAAGTGGCGAACTTGTTGTTCCGTTCGAACAAACCGATCGTCCTCGCCGTCAACAAAGTCGATAACTTCGAGATGCGCGAACTCATGTATGAGTTCTATTCGCTCGGATTCGGCGATCCGTTCCCGATTTCGGGGACACACGGACTCGGGCTTGGAGACTTGCTCGACAAAGTTCTCGATTTGGCGCCAGATAAAGATGACTATGAATACAATGAAGAAGTCATCCAGTTTTCGCTCATCGGACGTCCGAACGTTGGGAAATCGAGCTTGACGAATGCGATTCTCGGTGAAGAACGCGTCATCGTCTCGGATATCGCGGGGACGACTCGTGATGCGATCGATACACCGTTCACACGGGATGGGCAAGAGTACGTCATCATCGATACGGCCGGTATGCGTAAACGCGGAAAAGTGTATGAATCAACCGAGCGTTATAGCGTCATGCGTGCCCAAAAGGCAATCGAACGTTCGAACGTAGTCCTCGTCGTCATCGACGGCGAAGAAGGCATCATCGAGCAAGACAAACGCGTCGCCGGCCTCGCCCACGAAGCGGGGAAAGCCATCGTGCTCGTCGTCAACAAGTGGGATGCCGTCGACAAAGACGATAAGACGATGAAGAAGATGGAAGAGAAGATTCGTAAAGAGTTCTTGTTCCTCGACTACGCGCCGATCGTATTTTTGTCGGCTCTCACGTCGAAACGTCTTCAGACGTTGCTTCCGGTCATCAAGGAAGTGGCCGAGTCGCACCGTCGTCGGATCTCGACGAGCGTGTTGAACGACGTCATTGTCGACGCGGTCGCGATGAACCCGACACCGACGGACAAAGGACAGCGACTCAAGATCAACTACGCGACGCAAGTGGCCATCGAGCCGCCGACGTTCGTGTTGTTCGTCAACGACCCAGAGTTGCTTCACTTCTCGTACAAACGTTATCTAGACAACCAGATTCGCCGCGCATTTGACTTCACTGGTACACCGATTCATATCGTGGCGCGTCAGAAAAACTAG
- a CDS encoding DUF2768 family protein, translating to MTPSLIKMWISFAGIGAFAIAALMVAISHTKLSGWFAALVRVIAFVIFLFGTIIMIYVVASGPTGG from the coding sequence GTGACACCGTCACTCATCAAGATGTGGATTTCATTTGCGGGGATTGGAGCGTTTGCCATCGCCGCGCTTATGGTGGCAATCAGCCATACGAAGCTATCGGGATGGTTCGCGGCGCTCGTCCGCGTCATCGCATTCGTCATATTTTTATTTGGAACGATCATCATGATTTATGTGGTCGCTTCAGGACCGACAGGAGGATAA
- the cmk gene encoding (d)CMP kinase — protein sequence MNKPLQIALDGPAGAGKSTIAKTLAKKLGYVYIDTGAIYRAVTYRALRDGVGLEDGPKLAEMIGNMDLRLVPSENGQRVFDGADEVTDVIRTSEVTNNVSFVARQPEVRAALMDLQRDLASKGGIVMDGRDIGTHVLPSADLKVFMTATVEERARRRHEENVAKGLPSDLGQLQLEIALRDKRDSEREVAPLRQADDAHYLDTTELSIDGVVEAIEQLMKQVIER from the coding sequence ATGAATAAACCGTTACAGATTGCATTAGATGGACCGGCCGGAGCCGGGAAGAGTACGATCGCGAAAACGCTCGCTAAAAAACTAGGGTATGTCTATATCGATACGGGTGCGATTTATCGTGCCGTCACGTATCGTGCCCTCAGAGACGGGGTCGGTCTCGAAGACGGGCCGAAACTCGCCGAGATGATCGGCAACATGGATTTACGGCTCGTCCCGTCCGAGAACGGACAACGTGTGTTCGACGGCGCCGACGAAGTGACCGACGTCATCCGGACGAGCGAAGTGACGAACAACGTCAGTTTCGTCGCACGCCAGCCGGAAGTACGGGCTGCCCTCATGGATTTACAGCGCGACCTCGCGAGTAAAGGCGGAATCGTCATGGACGGCCGCGATATCGGGACCCACGTTTTGCCGTCAGCCGATTTGAAAGTGTTCATGACGGCGACGGTCGAAGAACGGGCCCGCCGTCGCCACGAAGAGAACGTGGCGAAAGGGTTGCCGAGCGACCTCGGACAGTTACAGCTTGAGATTGCCCTCCGCGACAAGCGCGACTCGGAACGAGAGGTCGCTCCGCTTCGCCAAGCGGACGACGCGCACTATCTCGACACGACCGAGTTGTCGATCGACGGGGTCGTCGAGGCGATCGAGCAATTGATGAAGCAGGTGATTGAACGATGA
- a CDS encoding NAD(P)H-dependent glycerol-3-phosphate dehydrogenase, translated as MAKVAVIGAGSWGTALSLVLADNGHDVLLYGREEEHVHEINTDHTNSTYLKDAPLPTSIRATTDLAEAVAGRSIVFLVVPSSAIRPVSRELNALLTEPAVLVHAAKGIEPKTHKRLSEIIAEEIDPAKRRAIGVLTGPTHAEEVAVRKLTTITIACEDLDVADEIQELLTNDQFRVYLNSDVIGAEYGGALKNIIALAAGMTDGLGYGDNAKAALMTRGIVEIARLGVKLGANPASFSGLTGIGDLIVTATSQHSRNWRAGNAIGRGEKLEDVLGHMGMVVEGVRACEAAHTLAREAGVEMPITEALYNVLFEGKSPHDEVQKLMRRPQKHEMEEVFHFEGGEEQRD; from the coding sequence ATGGCAAAAGTTGCTGTCATCGGCGCAGGGAGCTGGGGAACGGCGTTATCACTCGTCCTCGCTGACAACGGACACGACGTCCTGCTTTATGGACGTGAAGAAGAGCATGTGCATGAAATCAATACCGACCACACGAATTCGACGTATTTGAAAGATGCGCCGTTACCGACCTCGATTCGAGCGACGACGGACTTGGCAGAAGCGGTCGCCGGCCGCTCCATCGTGTTCCTCGTCGTCCCGAGCTCGGCGATTCGTCCGGTGTCTCGTGAGTTGAACGCACTTCTCACAGAGCCGGCCGTTCTTGTCCACGCCGCTAAAGGGATCGAACCGAAGACGCACAAACGTCTGTCGGAGATCATCGCCGAAGAAATCGATCCGGCGAAACGCCGGGCCATCGGTGTTTTGACCGGCCCGACCCACGCGGAAGAAGTGGCGGTCCGTAAATTGACGACCATCACGATCGCCTGCGAGGATTTGGATGTGGCCGATGAGATTCAAGAGTTGCTCACGAACGATCAGTTCCGGGTGTATTTGAACTCGGACGTCATCGGAGCGGAGTATGGTGGTGCCCTTAAAAACATCATCGCGCTCGCTGCGGGGATGACGGACGGCCTCGGTTACGGCGATAATGCCAAAGCGGCCCTCATGACGCGCGGGATCGTTGAAATCGCGCGACTCGGGGTCAAACTCGGTGCCAACCCGGCCTCGTTCTCGGGATTGACCGGGATTGGGGATTTAATCGTCACGGCCACGTCCCAGCATAGCCGTAACTGGCGTGCCGGGAACGCGATCGGCCGTGGTGAAAAACTCGAGGACGTGCTCGGTCATATGGGAATGGTCGTCGAAGGTGTTCGTGCCTGTGAGGCGGCGCATACGCTCGCTCGGGAAGCCGGTGTCGAGATGCCGATCACGGAAGCCCTTTACAACGTATTGTTCGAAGGCAAGAGCCCGCATGATGAAGTACAAAAGTTAATGAGACGCCCGCAAAAGCATGAGATGGAAGAAGTATTCCATTTCGAAGGCGGCGAAGAGCAAAGGGACTGA
- a CDS encoding polyprenyl synthetase family protein — protein sequence MSLKRLYRHMNREIEQIDRFLSTRVQTDHPVIEAASKQLLDAGGKRIRPAFVLLSAGFGQTKDIRLTKVAASLELIHMASLVHDDVIDDATLRRGKPTVMERYDERVAMYTGNTLFGEAIRLVSEIDSPDVMQIMAETMELICVGEINQIQDQYDWAQSPKRYLDRIARKTALLIETSCAAGAVVSGASPDVVKQLRLFGYDIGMAFQMTDDLLDFTAKSFQLGKPVGEDLKHGHKTLPLFYSAENPEFFDRLQQVSHSSDYALTHTLVREVQRNGTLERSQRTIDRYVNRAIRRLDGLPDVVDKRSLIEIAEYIGKRKW from the coding sequence ATGTCTTTGAAGCGACTTTATCGCCACATGAACCGAGAGATTGAACAGATTGACCGGTTCTTGTCGACGCGAGTCCAAACCGATCATCCGGTCATCGAAGCGGCTTCGAAACAACTGTTAGACGCGGGCGGGAAGCGGATTCGGCCGGCGTTCGTCCTGCTTAGCGCCGGATTCGGACAGACGAAAGACATCCGATTGACGAAAGTGGCGGCGAGTCTAGAATTGATTCATATGGCCTCGCTCGTTCATGACGACGTCATCGATGACGCCACATTGCGCCGCGGCAAACCGACCGTCATGGAACGTTACGATGAACGGGTCGCGATGTACACCGGTAATACGTTGTTCGGTGAAGCGATTCGGCTCGTCTCTGAGATCGATTCCCCAGACGTGATGCAAATCATGGCTGAAACGATGGAACTGATCTGTGTCGGGGAGATCAATCAAATCCAAGATCAATATGACTGGGCCCAGTCTCCGAAACGATATCTCGACCGCATCGCCCGCAAGACGGCGCTGTTGATCGAGACGAGTTGTGCGGCTGGTGCCGTCGTCTCGGGAGCCTCTCCTGACGTTGTCAAACAGCTGCGGTTGTTCGGCTATGATATCGGGATGGCGTTTCAAATGACGGACGACTTGCTCGACTTCACCGCAAAAAGTTTCCAACTCGGAAAACCGGTCGGTGAAGATTTGAAACACGGCCATAAAACGCTACCGCTCTTCTATTCAGCGGAAAATCCGGAATTTTTCGATCGGTTGCAACAAGTCAGTCATTCGTCTGATTATGCTTTGACGCACACGCTCGTTCGTGAAGTGCAACGCAACGGGACGCTCGAGCGGAGCCAACGGACGATCGACCGTTATGTGAACCGGGCGATCCGACGTCTTGACGGGTTACCGGACGTGGTCGACAAACGCTCCCTCATCGAGATTGCCGAGTACATCGGGAAACGAAAATGGTAA
- a CDS encoding HU family DNA-binding protein, producing the protein MNKTELIQAVAEKANVSKKEATQVVEATFESITEALQNGDKIQLIGFGTFEVRERAARKGRNPRTKEDIEIPASKVPAFKAGKALKDAVK; encoded by the coding sequence ATGAACAAAACTGAATTGATCCAAGCAGTTGCGGAGAAAGCCAACGTTTCGAAAAAAGAAGCTACACAAGTTGTAGAAGCTACATTCGAATCTATCACTGAAGCACTCCAAAACGGTGATAAAATTCAATTGATCGGTTTTGGTACTTTTGAAGTTCGTGAACGTGCTGCCCGTAAAGGCCGTAACCCACGTACGAAAGAAGATATCGAAATCCCGGCGAGCAAAGTTCCTGCCTTCAAAGCAGGTAAAGCGCTCAAAGATGCGGTCAAATAA
- the prsW gene encoding glutamic-type intramembrane protease PrsW, protein MIAIALSAVAPGFALLSYFYLRHELEAEPLGYVIRSFIAGAILVFPIMFVQYAFVEEGVLVGPFWKAFVATALLEEFFKWFMIYYTIYIHKVFDDYYDGILYAVACSLGFATLENFLYLWVYDSIEIAIWRAVLPVSGHALFAVVMGFCLGRAKHSNHERFWLFTAVMAATLLHGMFDYILLVEPMNKVPAVVYIVVLWMVALLLVRTANRSNHRQYK, encoded by the coding sequence ATGATTGCAATCGCCTTGTCTGCGGTTGCGCCAGGGTTCGCCCTTCTTTCCTACTTCTATCTCCGGCATGAATTGGAAGCGGAACCGCTCGGCTATGTGATCCGTTCGTTCATCGCCGGGGCCATTCTCGTCTTTCCGATCATGTTCGTGCAGTATGCGTTCGTGGAAGAAGGGGTGCTCGTGGGCCCGTTTTGGAAGGCGTTCGTGGCCACCGCGCTATTAGAAGAGTTTTTTAAGTGGTTCATGATTTATTATACAATATACATACATAAAGTCTTTGATGATTACTACGACGGGATTCTCTATGCGGTCGCCTGCTCACTCGGCTTTGCCACGTTAGAGAATTTTCTATATTTATGGGTGTACGACTCGATTGAAATCGCCATTTGGCGTGCTGTGTTGCCGGTGAGCGGCCACGCGCTGTTCGCCGTCGTCATGGGGTTTTGTCTCGGCCGTGCCAAACATTCCAACCACGAGCGGTTTTGGCTGTTCACCGCTGTCATGGCGGCGACATTGTTGCATGGCATGTTCGACTATATCTTGCTCGTCGAACCGATGAACAAAGTGCCGGCTGTCGTCTACATCGTCGTTCTTTGGATGGTCGCGCTTTTGCTCGTGCGGACCGCCAATCGCTCCAACCATCGCCAGTACAAATAG
- a CDS encoding lysophospholipid acyltransferase family protein: MRPLNNGPFGMYRLAVGVVNIIRRLSFRVEYIGRENVPLDGSMIVCSNHQSNWDPVLLAGAMPKQRQLRFFAKKELFEVPVLKHILNRAGQIPVSRGEGDRQALRVVLQKLKEDEVISIFPEGTRSKDGTLGKAQAGVGFFALRSDASVLPVAIIGTYKFRSKLKVVIGKPVDLSGLKAEKASAQNAADLIMATIGDLYMQHSRNVR; encoded by the coding sequence ATGAGACCACTCAACAATGGGCCGTTCGGCATGTATCGTCTCGCGGTGGGCGTCGTCAATATCATTCGCCGGTTGAGTTTCCGCGTCGAATATATCGGACGGGAAAACGTCCCGCTCGACGGGTCGATGATCGTCTGTTCAAACCATCAATCGAACTGGGACCCGGTACTTCTCGCCGGGGCGATGCCGAAACAACGCCAGCTCCGCTTCTTTGCGAAGAAAGAGTTGTTTGAAGTCCCGGTATTGAAACATATCTTGAACCGCGCTGGTCAAATCCCTGTGTCACGCGGAGAAGGCGACCGCCAGGCACTCCGTGTCGTCTTGCAAAAGTTGAAGGAAGACGAGGTCATCTCGATCTTTCCGGAAGGGACACGCTCGAAAGACGGGACGCTCGGAAAAGCCCAGGCCGGAGTCGGGTTCTTTGCGCTCCGCTCGGACGCGTCGGTGCTTCCGGTAGCCATCATCGGCACATATAAGTTCCGTTCGAAGCTTAAAGTCGTGATCGGCAAGCCAGTCGACTTGAGCGGGCTAAAAGCGGAGAAGGCGAGTGCTCAAAACGCGGCCGATTTGATTATGGCGACGATCGGTGATTTGTACATGCAGCATTCACGGAACGTTCGTTAA
- a CDS encoding heptaprenyl diphosphate synthase component 1, which yields MEQMTYETVVTDLARQIEERMTHPYLTRHEIVPAVDMPLLRWMVEMIEIESNQQRQLVLATYFAHQALELHDQVKDSPNGSLERQLKVLAGDYASAQFYKILALFPADYSNCFGRTVQLVNGAKCTLALDADVPVTTWMEANFGLIKTFSEVIGQAYLTAYGKTIIERKAAELRQEQREQLSTLLAHAVA from the coding sequence ATGGAACAGATGACATACGAAACCGTTGTCACCGACCTTGCTCGTCAAATCGAAGAACGCATGACCCATCCGTATTTGACGAGACACGAGATTGTACCCGCAGTCGACATGCCTTTACTTCGTTGGATGGTCGAGATGATTGAAATCGAATCGAATCAACAACGTCAGCTCGTGCTTGCGACGTATTTTGCGCACCAAGCGCTCGAACTGCACGATCAAGTAAAGGATAGTCCGAACGGATCGCTCGAGCGGCAATTGAAAGTGCTCGCCGGCGATTATGCCTCGGCTCAATTTTATAAAATTCTGGCCCTGTTTCCTGCCGATTATAGCAATTGCTTCGGCCGGACGGTCCAGCTCGTCAATGGGGCGAAATGTACACTTGCGTTAGACGCAGACGTACCTGTCACGACGTGGATGGAAGCGAACTTCGGATTGATCAAAACGTTTTCTGAAGTGATCGGTCAGGCTTACTTGACCGCATACGGAAAAACGATCATCGAACGAAAGGCGGCGGAACTGCGCCAAGAACAACGAGAACAGCTATCGACGCTCCTGGCGCACGCTGTCGCTTAG
- a CDS encoding flagellar brake protein: MLKVGQELRVEVEGRKEGKTKIAAINDQVVWIESPSETDTLKTFFLHEDESMRVYFFVGEEQLYAFDTVVTRRVSDAQLTLRYAFPMPDEKKIKRVQRREYLRVPEMINVTVSAEDGQAFPSFETTSLDVSAGGMRIISNRAPVAVDEAIIVTFHINDDRGVLQTFRVKSRLVRIHEQAAKQELSLRFEELSHRDQETILRYCFRAQLEARKRTGSVFSSR; this comes from the coding sequence ATGTTAAAAGTAGGACAAGAGTTACGGGTAGAAGTCGAAGGGAGAAAAGAAGGAAAGACAAAAATCGCGGCTATCAACGACCAAGTCGTCTGGATTGAGTCCCCGAGTGAGACGGATACCTTAAAGACGTTTTTCTTGCACGAAGACGAATCGATGCGTGTCTATTTCTTCGTAGGAGAAGAGCAGCTCTATGCGTTTGATACGGTCGTAACGAGACGGGTGAGCGATGCGCAACTGACGCTTCGCTATGCATTCCCGATGCCGGATGAAAAGAAAATCAAGCGCGTGCAGCGCCGTGAATATTTACGTGTCCCTGAAATGATCAATGTGACCGTATCCGCCGAGGACGGCCAGGCGTTCCCATCGTTTGAGACGACGTCGCTCGACGTGTCGGCCGGCGGTATGCGCATCATCTCCAATCGAGCCCCGGTCGCGGTCGACGAGGCCATCATCGTCACGTTCCATATTAATGATGACCGGGGCGTGCTGCAGACGTTCCGCGTCAAGAGCCGCCTCGTACGGATTCACGAACAGGCGGCGAAACAAGAGTTGTCGCTTCGTTTCGAAGAATTATCGCACCGGGACCAGGAAACGATTTTACGTTATTGCTTCCGGGCCCAGCTCGAAGCGAGAAAACGGACGGGCTCTGTATTTTCTTCACGTTAA
- a CDS encoding demethylmenaquinone methyltransferase yields MQPKEKEQKVYDVFQSISPSYDTMNSIISFRLHKWWRKATMRRMQVFPGAKCLDVCCGTADWTIQLAEAAGNTGVVKGLDFSENMLAVGQEKVEEYPTIELIHGNAMALPFGDHSFDYVTIGFGLRNVPDYMTVLREMHRVLKPGGTVVCLETSQPTAPLFSELYRFYFGSVMPLFGKVFAGSYDQYKWLQESTDQFPDRLTLKRMFETAGFEQVEVKAFSGGACAMHLGKKW; encoded by the coding sequence TTGCAACCGAAAGAAAAAGAGCAAAAAGTATATGACGTGTTTCAATCAATCTCACCGAGCTACGATACGATGAACTCGATCATCAGCTTCCGTTTGCATAAATGGTGGCGCAAAGCGACAATGCGTCGCATGCAAGTGTTCCCAGGGGCTAAATGTCTCGACGTCTGTTGCGGGACGGCTGATTGGACGATTCAACTCGCCGAGGCGGCCGGGAATACCGGTGTCGTCAAAGGTCTAGATTTCTCCGAGAACATGCTCGCGGTCGGACAAGAGAAAGTGGAAGAATATCCGACAATCGAACTCATCCATGGTAACGCGATGGCATTGCCGTTCGGCGATCACTCGTTCGACTATGTGACGATCGGTTTTGGTCTTCGCAACGTCCCGGACTATATGACGGTGCTCCGTGAGATGCACCGGGTGTTGAAGCCGGGTGGGACGGTCGTCTGTCTCGAGACGAGCCAACCGACGGCACCGCTCTTCAGCGAGCTATATCGATTTTACTTTGGGTCGGTCATGCCACTGTTCGGTAAAGTGTTTGCCGGCTCGTATGATCAATATAAGTGGCTCCAAGAATCGACCGATCAATTCCCGGACCGGTTGACACTAAAACGGATGTTTGAGACGGCAGGATTCGAACAAGTCGAAGTGAAGGCGTTCTCCGGCGGTGCGTGTGCCATGCACTTAGGAAAGAAGTGGTGA